A portion of the Colius striatus isolate bColStr4 chromosome 1, bColStr4.1.hap1, whole genome shotgun sequence genome contains these proteins:
- the POGLUT1 gene encoding protein O-glucosyltransferase 1, translating to MGRAALALWALVVAATQWWLEPAVAGGPADTKWKTISDQIKKAVEAYKPCVKENCSCHQSVWKQDLAPFRGGISKETISDVVSRKLGTHYQIIKNKLYREQDCLFPARCSGVEHFLLGIIKRLPDMEMVINVRDYPQVPKWMKPIIPVFSFSKTSEYNDIMYPAWTFWEGGPAVWPIYPTGLGRWDLMREDLRRSAEKWPWVKKISKGYFRGSRTSPERDPLILLSRESPELVDAEYTKNQAWKSEKDTLGKPPAKEIPLVDHCKYKYLFNFRGVAASFRLKHLFLCGSLVFHVGEEWLEFFYPQLKPWVHYIPVRSDLSNVRELLQFVKENDAIAQEISERGRQFITEHLQMEDVSCYWEHLLSEYSQALTYKVKRRKSYSEITSEWLKTEL from the exons ATGGGGCGGGCGGCGTTGGCCTTGTGGGCTCTGGTGGTGGCGGCCACGCAGTGGTGGCTAGAACCCGCTGTGGCGGGCGGTCCGGCAG ATACCAAATGGAAGACAATATCTGACCAAATTAAGAAAGCTGTGGAAGCCTATAAGCCATGTGTAAAGGAGAATTGCAGCTGCCACCAAAG tgtCTGGAAGCAGGACCTGGCTCCTTTTCGAGGTGGCATTTCCAAGGAGACAATATCAGATGTGGTGAGCCGGAAGCTTGGGACACACTACCAGATCATTAAGAACAAATTGTATCGTGAGCAGGACTGCTTGTTCCCTGCAAG ATGCAGTGGAGTAGAGCACTTCCTTTTGGGGATCATCAAGCGCCTCCCTGACATGGAAATGGTGATCAATGTACGAGACTACCCCCAGGTGCCCAAGTGGATGAAACCCATTATCCCGGTCTTCTCCTTCAGTAAG acatctGAATACAATGACATCATGTATCCTGCCTGGACATTTTGGGAAGGAGGACCAGCTGTTTGGCCAATTTACCCAACAGGTTTAGGACGCTGGGACCTCATGAGAGAGGACCTCAGAAG ATCTGCAGAGAAATGGCCATGggtgaaaaaaatctctaaagGATATTTCCGAGGATCCAG aacGAGCCCTGAGAGAGATCCCCTCATTCTGCTGTCCCGAGAAAGCCCCGAACTTGTTGATGCCGAGTACACTAAGAACCAGGCTTGGAAATCTGAAAAG gACACCTTAGGGAAGCCCCCTGCAAAGGAAATTCCACTGGTTGATCACTGCAAATACAA gtaTCTGTTTAATTTCCGAGGAGTGGCTGCCAGTTTCCGGTTGAAACACCTTTTCTTGTGTGGTTCGCTCGTCTTTCACGTTGGAGAAGAGTGGTTGGAATTCTTCTACCCACAGCTGAAGCCTTGGGTCCATTACATCCCAGTCCGATCAGACCTCTCTAATGTCAG GGAGCTGTTGCAGTTTGTGAAGGAAAATGATGCCATAGCACAAGAAATTTCAGAGAG GGGACGCCAATTCATCACTGAGCACTTGCAGATGGAGGATGTCTCTTGCTACTGGGAGCATCTGCTGTCTGAATATTCCCAAGCCTTGACTTACAaagtgaagaggaggaagagctaCAGCGAGATCACTTCAGAGTGGCTGAAAACAGAACTGTAG
- the TIMMDC1 gene encoding complex I assembly factor TIMMDC1, mitochondrial has protein sequence MAAEPGAPARFGRPAPPPQTGWERLSELWQRDERQQLPEETLNIFKSAFTAGVFGWMYGGLPAFYQARKAFIERSHGELFQNRADAVQSAHRAGLRSFLRYGWRWSWRVTAFVTIFNSVSTGLSAYRNKTTIGNFVSAGAFTGALFRMHLGLQGLAGGFLFGAVFGIPAGGLLIAMQKLTGETLQERRNRERRELYEQKVAEWQSRLSVTEVLGQTESSGRGGPEMERTGESQSY, from the exons ATGGCGGCCGAGCCCGGTGCTCCGGCGCGGTTCggccgccccgcaccgccgccGCAGACAGGCTGGGAGCGGCTCAGCGAGCTCTGGCAGCGCGA cGAGCGGCAACAGTTGCCCGAGGAAACGCTGAACATCTTCAAGTCGGCGTTCACCGCGGGTGTCTTCGGCTGGATGTACGGCGGGCTGCCGGCCTTCTACCAGGCCCGCAAGGCCTTCATCGAGAGGAGCCACGGGGAGCTCTTCCAGAACCGCGCCGATGCGGTG CAATCTGCCCATCGTGCTGGTCTCAGGAGTTTCCTCCGCTACGGCTGGCGCTGGAGCTGGAGAGTGACGGCTTTTGTGACAATATTCAA CTCAGTGAGCACCGGTCTGTCTGCGTACCGCAATAAAACCACCATCGGCAACTTTGTGTCGGCGGGAG ccTTCACAGGAGCCCTTTTCAGAATGCACTTGGGCCTGCAGGGACTGGCAGGCGGCTTCCTGTTCGGAGCAGTGTTTGG GATCCCTGCAGGAGGCCTCTTAATTGCAATGCAGAAGCTTACTGGGGAGACcttgcaggagaggagaaaccGTGAGCGCAGGGAGCTGTACGAACAGAAGGTGGCAGAGTG GCAATCCAGGCTCAGTGTGACTGAAGTCTTAGGCCAAACGGAAAGCAGTGGCCGGGGAGGCCCGGAGATGGAGAGGACAGGAGAATCTCAGAGCTACTGA